The following proteins are co-located in the Scomber scombrus chromosome 2, fScoSco1.1, whole genome shotgun sequence genome:
- the LOC133999627 gene encoding E3 ubiquitin-protein ligase TRIM21-like yields the protein MSAASYLRSEDQFLCSICLDVFTDPVTTPCGHNFCKNCINEHWNSNVQYLCPLCKKVFNVRPELHINTFISEMVSQFRQEAQQKASSSSSEQQAAKPGEVPCDDCTGTKLKALKSCLVCLTSYCETHLEPHLTKSGLKRHQLMDPVENLEDRMCVKHDKPLELFCKTDQTCVCMLCSVLDHKTHEFVPLKEEYEGKKAELGKTEAEIQEMIQKRRLKIEEIKHSVDLSEEAADREKAEGVQVFTALKESVERSLNELIETIEEKQRTTEKQAEDFIKELEQEISELKKRSSEVEKLSHSEDHLHLLLNSPSLKAAPPTKDWTEVSVRPSYEGTLVKAVAQLEKTLSKQIQKLFEAELKRVQQYAVDVTLDPDTAHPELILSDDGKQINHGDVWKNLPDNPKRFSLSSCVLGKQSLSSGRFYFEVQVKEKTKWTLGVARESINRKGSITPILQYGFWTICLRNGNEYIAGNNPPVRLSLKSQPQKVGVFVDYEEGLVSFYDVDAAALIYSFTGCSFIEKLYPYFSPGVNDGGKNSAPLINCPVNQTE from the coding sequence ATGTCTGCTGCCAGCTATCTGAGatctgaagatcagtttctgtgctccatctgtctggatgtgttcactgatccagtcaccacaccatgtggacacaacttctgcaaaaactgcatcaatgaacACTGGAACAGTAATGTCCAGTACCTGTGTCCACTGTGTAAAAAGGTTTTCAATGTAAGACCTGAACTTCACATCAACACTTTCATCTCTGAGATGGTttctcagttcagacaggaagctcaacagaaagccagcagcagcagctcagagcaacaagctgccaaaccagGAGAAGTTCCCTGTGATGATTGTactggaaccaaactgaaggccctgaagtcctgtctggtgtgtctgacctcctactgtgagactcacctggagcCTCATCTGACAAAGTCAGGCCTgaaaagacatcagctgatggaccctgtggagaacctggaagacaggatgtgtgtgaagcacgataaacctctggagctgttctgtaagaccgaccagacatgtgtctgcatgctctgctctgttttagaccacaagacacatgagtttgttcctctgaaagaagaatatgaaggaaagaaggcagagctggggaagacagaggctgaaattcaggagatgatccagaagagacgactgaagattgaagagatcaaacactcagttgacctcagtgaggaagctgcagacagagagaaagcagaaggtgtTCAGGTCTTCACCGCTCTGAAGGAGTCTGTTGAGAGAAGCCTGAATGAGCTCATTGAGACGAttgaagagaaacaaagaacaacagagaaacaggctgaagacttcatcaaagagctggaacaggaaatctctgagctgaagaagagaagctctgaggtggagaagctctcacactctgaagaccacctccacctcctcctaaACTCCCCGtccctgaaagctgctccacccaccaaagactggacagaggTCAGTGTCCGTCCATCATATGAGGGGACTCTGGTGAaagctgtggctcagctggagaAGACGCTCAGTAAACAGATACAGAAgctgtttgaggctgagctgaagagggtccagcagtatgcagtggatgtgactcttgatcctgatacagcacatcctgaactcatcctgtctgatgatgggaaacaaaTAAATCATGGTGATGTGTGGAAGAATCTCCCAGACAACCCAAAGAGATTTTCTCTTAGTTCCTGTGTGTTAGGAAAGCAGAGTTTGTCTTCAggcagattttactttgaggttcaggttaaagagaAGACTAAATGGACTTTAGGAGTGGCCAGAGAGTCGATCAACAGGAAGGGATCAATCACACCGATACTTCAGTATGGTTTCTGGACTATATGTttgagaaatggaaatgagtacATAGCTGGTAATAACCCTCCAGTCcgtctctctctgaagtctcagcctcagaaggtgggggtgtttgtggattatgaggagggtctggtctccttttatgacgtagatgctgcagctcttatctactcctttactggcTGCTCCTTCATTGAGAAACTCTACCCATACTTCAGTCCTGGTGTTAATGATGGTGGAAAAAACTCTGCCCCTCTGATCAATtgtcctgtcaatcaaactgagtag